From Anopheles coluzzii chromosome 3, AcolN3, whole genome shotgun sequence, the proteins below share one genomic window:
- the LOC120957895 gene encoding E3 ubiquitin-protein ligase Ufd4 isoform X2: MGDVDPETLLEWLSMGQGDERDMQLIALEQLCMLLLMSDNVDRCFESCPPRTFLPALCKIFLDELAPENVLEVTARAITYYLDVSSECTRRIVAIDGAIRAICNRLEVADLESRTSRDLAEQCIKVLELICTREAGAVFEGGGLSCVLAFIRDSGSQIHKDTLHSAMAVVSRLCTKVEPSGANVQTCVESLSTLLQHEDPLVADGALKCFASVADRFTRKGVDPAPLAEYGLVRELLQRLSNAAGGPQISSSGGGGSAAISSSLGTNSSTHPESSPSAAQLSSSAPKSAQGAMEAGRSSQSIATTISLLSTLCRGSPSITHDLLRSNLLEAMERAFKGDERCVLDCMRLADLILLLLFEGRQALGRVGGSQGQLAPRVRRADSSTERTHRQLIDCIRSKDTEALIESIESGGIDVNCMDDVGQTLLNWASAFGTLEMVEFLCDKGADVNKGQRSSSLHYAACFGRPGIAKVLLKHGANPDLRDEDGKTPLDKARERPDEGHREVASILQSPGEWMMAATRSDVKCGDSGDETGGAGGVGEPRGDPEMAPVYLKFFLPTFCKTFQSTMLASVRRSSLGLIKKMIQYVQPEVLSKLCSSEGLQSYEQSLGTLLVEVIASVLDNEISYSWPPLSQPSAALPAYLPPLPPPPPPILTVARHSSSSVSHSLLTKHSCAERLSKFVQAKRQRRNSSSYIIPPPPPLLPLTPPPRGTTSARANDSDEDADDEWAGAAAGSKSNNNSSDRTTTTNPRNRTQSNWSDLSIADDEDGHLVVLTIVQELMSKTQNDFLDHFARLGVYTKVQALMGEPSFDGSDNNDVIKSTSDDAKSAAAAACSSTDASGVVTVTPGAPTVTTASGGTASAAVAVEDAKEILHGKAYHWHDWSICRGRDCLYVWSDSAALELSNGSNGWFRFILDGKLATMYSSGSPENGSDSTGREKVSSDPNVPNEENRGEFLEKLQRARAAVRQGTVSQPILSAPSLARIAVGNWVLQSQKEHQLHINNSEGHQVTILQDELPGFIFESNRGTKHTFTAETTLGPDFAAGWINTKKKKMRCKAEAQKYQLHKLARDLYNRYFKAAQAIPRGAVAKLSKIVHQIEIALEEQQSTSKAALISSTTQQITPPSAGVSWQEKLYNALTELVHLLNEDGVISAYEMYSSGLVQALVAVLSPNYWDLGMNRTKANKYQKQRLSIFKKCMYGGELKTGKNTAAILVQKLVAVLESIEKLPVYMYDSPGGSYGLQILTKKLSFRLERAACEQTLFDRTGRNLKMEPLATVGHLNKYLLKMVAKQWYDMERSSFLYLRKMKEAKSGTMQFRHRHDFDENGLIYYIGTNGRTLEWVNPAQYGLVTVTSSEGKQLPYGKLEDILSRDSVSVNCHTKDNKKSWFAIDLGIFILPTAYTLRHARGYGRSALRNWLFQMSKDGVSWVTLLTHTDDKSLAEPGSTCTWPIDCPADEQQGYRHVRIHQNGRNASGQTHYLSLSGFEIYGKVMSVCEDMDKTAAKENEAKLRKERRQIRSQLKYITDGARVVRGVDWHWDDQDGSPPGEGTVIAEIHNGWIDVKWDHGMRNSYRMGAEGKYDLKLANVDGLMAGGYDLHSSGISVTTAGGGANNNQFASTANVQCELADGGSTASGKKKVYDKSLNVLTSRKSSSTPSLPDATTENRSSVASTEQATSADNLSWKQAVEVITENVLSSARSDLATVGSGGSSNDLSSSVVTSSTATTGNNQEVSVTVHSSLSERGNNIPDLSQINSSTSMLVSDLATITENLSLSDGSAKQSGTATASSAGGQQFVSNISGTGVPVLMGSSSSSSSSSSTEENNKTNNINETNNKINLTSGSGASSVASGSSASSGKAGLSYLQTRLDMMGKMREGVDMLRNNTNNFLSSELLTQSNLLSSVKIAFPPIPPANATTGSSSSTTATTIPGSASYGSSIFVASTSTGTNPAASSGTGAKTPTDKFDVKFNNTATANTFKKVLNEAKQIGAEQPPAPPAPASSMGGRDATNNLKNNIVVVGSTETTVLGGGGGGGSSQDDPNAMDCLMGSVSGSDGVNVVPVVAPSPNSMSVSVPNLTSSGTGANNHSHNASHRTSSHHHHHHNHPDSASQTLANDAQPPPPGLLETFAAIARRRTSGSGSNSNSNANNNNENNNAASHPSSSSSSSSQQTTAAVPINNQLISSGAGALVGGGGGGVLQNNSNFFPRGPNSVTSLVKLALSSHTGLLSTAQSYPSLFSSSSNNNAAAGQGAGNNNNANNMVGVGQVNPLNPALTMSLTSTSSDSEQVSLEDFLEQCRAPTLLGDLEDDEDIEDENDDDENEDEYEEVGNTLLQVMVSRNLLSFMEERTFENRLPTAGKRKSWDDEFVLKRQFSALIPAFDPRPGKTNVNQTSDLDIPAPGSNSATDPTEQPQSSSSGRGALPEPGSGQSSTAISSLPQPTLSLILRGPNINGVNDVEVDLTQSDWTIFRAVQELMLQTTMPKQDKFRKIWQPTYTIIYREASPGSSSSLLGGGGKEDFSSGEEGRATPIISMYSQRSHGSTLSPSSPVPGTPSLSGGGGAGGTGASSGGALSSAPGTGGNQQQQQQYCSVEDVLQLLSQLNSINQSLAATPTNNDKNLMPDVESHYLSPDVFMSKKITNKLQQQIQDPLVLSSGSLPKWCEEYNQTCPFLFPFETRQLYFSCTAFGASRSIVWLQSQRDVSLERQRAPGLSPRHADQQEFRVGRLKHERVKVPRGENLLDWAQQVMKVHCNRKSVLEVEFVGEEGTGLGPTLEFYALVAAELQRSDLGMWLCDDEEPKLIEDEIDLGEGSKPVGYYVRRSTGLFPAPLPQDSDISEDVSGYFWFLGVFLAKVLQDNRLVDLPLSNSFLQLLSHSRSMARGATSQTGSLLGKSGVSDDIMMSSILSEDSDRDRDLLVDSYQSKMAMASDGAWYDGILTQENLQEIDPIRYQFLRELQELVQQKQAIEQNDALSSEEKLQQISELKLNTKTGCVALEDLALTFTYLPSSRNYGYASADLLPNGANIDVTINNVEEYCNLTVAFCLQEGIAKQLAAFHRGFCEVFALNKLAAFTPDEIRKMLCGEQNPEWTREDIMTYTEPKLGYTKESPGFLRFVNVLMGMNGSERKAFLQFTTGCSSLPPGGLANLHPRLTVVRKVDAGEGSYPSVNTCVHYLKLPDYPNEQILRERLLTATKEKGFHLN; the protein is encoded by the exons aTGGGAGACGTCGATCCTGAAACACTTTTAGAATGGCTCTCGATGGGTCAGGGCGACGAGCGCGACATGCAGCTGATTGCGCTGGAGCAACTCTGCATGCTGCTGCTCATGTCCGACAATGTAGATAGATGTTTTGAAAG CTGTCCACCGCGAACGTTCCTGCCCGCGCTGTGTAAAATATTTCTCGACGAGCTGGCGCCGGAGAATGTGCTCGAGGTGACGGCCCGCGCCATCACGTACTATCTGGACGTGTCGTCGGAGTGTACGCGCCGGATCGTCGCCATCGATGGGGCGATCCGAGCGATCTGCAACCGGCTCGAGGTGGCCGACCTCGAGAGCCGCACGAGCCGCGACCTGGCCGAACAGTGCATCAAGGTGCTGGAGCTGATCTGTACGCGGGAGGCGGGCGCCGTGTTCGAGGGCGGCGGTCTCAGCTGTGTGCTCGCGTTCATCCGCGACAGCGGCTCGCAGATCCACAAGGACACGCTGCACTCGGCGATGGCGGTGGTGTCGCGGCTCTGCACGAAGGTGGAACCGTCGGGCGCGAACGTGCAGACGTGCGTGGAGAGCCTGAGcacgctgctgcagcacgAGGATCCGCTCGTGGCGGACGGGGCGCTCAAGTGCTTCGCCTCGGTGGCGGATCGGTTCACGCGCAAGGGCGTGGATCCGGCCCCGCTCGCCGAGTACGGGCTGGTGCGGGAGCTGCTCCAGCGGCTGAGTAATGCCGCCGGCGGGCCACAGATTTCATcgagcggtggcggtggcagtgCGGCGATCTCCTCCAGCCTGGGAACAAACTCCTCCACGCACCCGGAATCATCGCCGTCCGCGGCGCAGCTGTCGTCGTCGGCGCCCAAGTCAGCGCAGGGCGCGATGGAGGCGGGCCGATCGAGCCAATCGATCGCGACCACGATCTCGCTGCTGTCGACCCTGTGCCGCGGCTCGCCCTCGATCACGCACGATCTGCTCCGGTCCAATCTGCTCGAGGCGATGGAGCGCGCGTTCAAGGGCGACGAGCGGTGCGTGCTGGACTGCATGCGGCTGGCTGACCtgattctgctgctgctgttcgaggGCCGGCAGGCACTGGGGCGGGTCGGCGGTTCGCAGGGTCAGCTAGCGCCGCGCGTTCGGCGGGCCGATTCCAGCACGGAGCGCACGCACCGGCAGCTGATCGACTGCATCCGCAGCAAGGACACGGAGGCGCTGATCGAATCGATCGAGTCGGGCGGCATCGACGTGAACTGTATGGACGACGTCGGGCAGACGCTGCTGAACTGGGCGTCCGCCTTCGGGACGCTCGAGATGGTGGAGTTTCTGTGCGATAAGGGCGCGGACGTGAACAAGGGCCAGCGCAGCTCGTCGTTGCACTACGCCGCGTGCTTTGGGCGGCCGGGCATTGCCAAGGTGCTGCTCAAGCACGGTGCCAATCCGGATCTGCGCGACGAGGACGGCAAAACGCCACTGGACAAGGCGCGCGAACGGCCGGACGAGGGCCACCGGGAGGTGGCCTCGATCCTGCAGTCGCCCGGCGAGTGGATGATGGCGGCAACCCGGTCGGACGTAAAGTGCGGCGACAGTGGAGATGAGACgggcggtgctggtggtgtcgGGGAACCGCGGGGCGATCCGGAGATGGCGCCGGTGTATCTCAAGTTTTTCCTACCGACATTCTGCAAAACTTTCCAAAGCACAATGCTTGCTAGCGTGCGTAGATCTAGCCTAG GACTTATCAAGAAAATGATCCAGTATGTACAGCCGGAGGTCCTCTCGAAGCTCTGCTCCTCCGAGGGTCTGCAAAGTTACGAGCAAAGCTTAGGCACGCTTCTAGTCGAAGTCATCGCAAGCGTGCTGGACAATGAG ATTAGCTACAGCTGGCCACCGTTGAGCCAACCCTCCGCCGCGTTGCCGGCGTACCTTCCACCCCTTcctccgccgccaccgccgatCCTAACCGTCGCGCGCCATAGTTCTAGTAGCGTTAGCCATAGTCTCCTAACCAAGCACAGCTGCGCCGAGCGGTTGAGCAAGTTTGTGCAGGCCAAGCGACAGCGGCGCAATTCTAGCAGCTACATAataccgccgccgccaccgctgcTACCGTTGACACCGCCACCACGCGGCACCACCTCGGCAAGGGCAAACGACTCGGACGAGGACGCGGATGATGAGTGGGCCGGGGCCGCCGCCGGTTCGAAAAGCAATAACAATAGTAGCgaccgcaccaccaccaccaatccTCGCAATCGCACCCAAAGCAATTGGTCAGATCTTAGCATTGCG GATGACGAGGATGGCCATCTGGTGGTGCTTACGATCGTGCAGGAGCTGATGTCGAAAACGCAAAACGATTTCCTCGACCATTTCGCGCGGCTGGGCGTCTACACCAAGGTGCAAGCGCTGATGGGCGAGCCTAGCTTCGATGGTAGCGACAATAACGATGTAATTAAATCGACATCGGACGACGCAAaatcagcagctgcagcagcatgcTCCTCTACGGATGCCTCCGGTGTAGTGACGGTAACGCCGGGCGCTCCAACAGTAACTACTGCGTCCGGTGGCACCGCCAGTGCTGCGGTCGCCGTAGAGGACGCGAAGGAGATACTGCACGGCAAGGCGTACCATTGGCACGACTGGAGCATCTGCCGCGGGCGGGACTGTCTGTACGTGTGGTCGGATTCGGCGGCACTGGAGCTGTCGAATGGATCGAACGGATGGTTCCGGTTCATACTGGACGGTAAACTGGCCACGATGTACTCGAGCGGCAGTCCAGAGAACGGTAGCGATAGTACGG GCAGGGAAAAGGTCTCCTCCGATCCGAACGTGCCTAATGAAG AAAATCGTGGCGAATTTCTGGAAAAGCTACAGCGCGCCCGAGCCGCCGTACGGCAGGGCACCGTATCGCAGCCCATCCTGTCGGCCCCGAGCCTGGCACGCATCGCCGTGGGCAACTGGGTGCTGCAGAGCCAGAAGGAGCATCAGCTACATATCAACAATTCCGAGGGCCATCAGGTGACGATACTGCAGGACGAGCTGCCCGGGTTCATCTTCGAGAGCAACCGGGGCACGAAGCATACGTTCACCGCGGAGACGACGCTGGGACCGGACTTTGCGGCCGGTTGGATCaacacgaagaagaagaagatgcgcTGCAAGGCCGAGGCCCAAAAGTATCAG CTGCACAAGTTGGCTCGCGACCTGTACAACCGATATTTCAAGGCGGCCCAGGCCATACCGCGTGGTGCCGTTGCAAAACTGTCCAAGATTGTGCATCAGATCGAGATAGCCCTGGAGGAGCAGCAGTCCACGTCGAAGGCCGCGCTCATTTCCAGCACGACACAGCAAATTACACCACCATCGGCCGGCGTAAGCTGGCAGGAGAAGCTGTACAACGCGCTGACCGAGCTGGTGCACCTGCTGAACGAGGACGGCGTGATCAGTGCGTACGAGATGTACAGCTCTGGGTTGGTGCAAGCGCTTGTCGCCGTCCTTTCGCCCAACTACTGGGACCTGGGCATGAACCGCACCAAAGCGAACAAGTACCAGAAGCAGCGGCTTTCGATCTTCAAGAAGTGCATGTACGGTGGGGAGCTGAAAACGGGCAAAAACACGGCCGCCATACTGGTGCAGAAGCTGGTGGCGGTGCTGGAAAGCATCGAAAAGCTGCCGGTCTACATGTACGATTCGCCCGGCGGTAGCTACGGGCTGCAGATACTGACCAAGAAGCTTAGCTTCCGGCTCGAGCGGGCGGCCTGCGAGCAGACGCTGTTCGATCGGACCGGGCGCAACCTGAAGATGGAACCGCTCGCGACCGTTGGCCACCTGAACAAGTATCTGCTGAAGATGGTCGCCAAGCAGTGGTACGATATGGAGCGCTCGTCCTTTCTGTACCTGCGCAAGATGAAGGAAGCGAAGTCGGGCACGATGCAGTTCCGCCATCGGCACGATTTCGACGAGAACGGGCTGATCTACTACATTGGCACGAACGGGCGCACGCTGGAGTGGGTCAATCCGGCCCAGTACGGGCTGGTAACGGTGACGAGCAGCGAGGGCAAGCAGCTACCGTACGGCAAGCTGGAGGACATTCTTTCCCGCGACAGCGTGAGTGTCAACTGCCACACGAAGGACAACAAAAAGTCGTGGTTCGCGATCGATCTGGGCATCTTCATCCTGCCGACGGCGTACACGCTGCGGCACGCGCGCGGCTACGGCCGGTCGGCCCTGCGCAACTGGCTGTTCCAGATGTCGAAGGATGGCGTCAGCTGGGTCAcgctgctcacacacacggacgACAAAAGTTTGGCCGAGCCGGGCAGCACCTGCACCTGGCCGATCGATTGCCCGGCGGACGAGCAGCAGGGCTACCGGCACGTGCGCATCCACCAGAACGGGCGCAACGCGTCCGGCCAAACGCACTACCTTAGCCTGAGCGGGTTTGAAATCTACGGCAAGGTGATGTCGGTGTGCGAGGACATGGACAAAACAGCGGCGAAGGAGAACGAAGCGAAGCTGCGCAAAGAGCGCCGCCAGATCCGTTCGCAGCTCAAGTACATTACGGACGGGGCGCGGGTGGTGCGCGGTGTCGACTGGCACTGGGACGATCAGGACGGCAGTCCGCCGGGCGAGGGCACGGTGATTGCGGAGATACACAACGGTTGGATCGATGTGAAGTGGGACCACGGCATGCGCAACTCGTACCGCATGGGCGCGGAGGGCAAGTACGATCTGAAGCTGGCCAACGTGGACGGTTTGATGGCGGGTGGGTACGATCTGCACAGCAGTGGCATCTCCGTTACGACGGCGGGGGGTGGAGCTAATAACAATCAGTTCGCCTCCACGGCCAACGTTCAGTGTGAGCTGGCGGATGGTGGTAGTACCGCGTCGGGCAAGAAGAAGGTTTACGACAAATCGCTGAACGTGCTAACGAGCCGTAAATCGAGCTCGACCCCAAGTTTGCCGGATGCGACGACCGAAAACCGATCTTCTGTGGCTTCAACGGAGCAGGCGACGTCGGCCGATAATCTGTCCTGGAAGCAGGCGGTTGAGGTGATCACGGAGAATGTGCTGTCATCGGCTCGTTCCGATCTGGCGACCGTTGGCAGTGGAGGAAGCAGTAACGATCTTTCTTCTTCGGTCGTTACCTCCAGCACGGCAACCACGGGGAACAATCAGGAAGTGTCCGTCACGGTACACTCATCGCTGAGCGAGCGGGGCAACAATATTCCCGATCTGTCGCAAATCAACAGCAGCACCTCCATGTTGGTGTCCGATCTGGCCACCATCACGGAGAATCTATCCCTCTCGGATGGTTCGGCGAAGCAAAGCGGTACCGCCACCGCTTCCTCGGCCGGTGGGCAGCAGTTTGTGAGCAACATCAGCGGCACGGGCGTTCCCGTGCTGATGGGTTCGTCCTCCtcttcgtcctcctcctcctcgacggaggaaaacaacaaaacgaacaacatCAACGAGACGAACAACAAGATCAATCTAACGAGCGGCAGCGGCGCGAGCAGTGTCGCTAGCGGTAGCAGCGCCTCGAGCGGCAAGGCCGGCCTGTCCTACCTGCAGACGCGCCTCGACATGATGGGCAAGATGCGCGAGGGCGTCGACATGCTGCGCAACAACACGAACAATTTCCTATCCTCCGAGCTGCTCACGCAGTCGAACTTGCTTTCCTCCGTCAAGATTGCGTTCCCGCCGATTCCGCCGGCCAACGCCAcgacgggcagcagcagcagcacgaccgccaccaccatcccCGGCAGCGCATCGTACGGCAGCAGCATCTTCGTGGCAAGCACCAGCACTGGCACAAACCCGGCGGCGTCCTCCGGAACGGGCGCCAAGACCCCGACGGACAAGTTTGACGTGAAGTTCAACAACACCGCCACCGCGAACACGTTCAAGAAGGTGCTGAACGAGGCGAAGCAAATCGGGGCGGAACAGCCACccgcaccaccagcaccggccTCGTCGATGGGCGGCCGCGATGCGACGAACAATCTGAAGAACAACATCGTCGTGGTCGGTTCGACGGAAACGACGGtgctgggtggtggtggcggtggcggttcGTCGCAGGACGATCCGAACGCGATGGACTGTCTGATGGGGTCCGTTTCCGGCAGCGATGGAGTGAATGTGGTCCCCGTAGTGGCACCCTCGCCGAACTCGATGAGCGTCAGCGTGCCGAACCTGACGAGCAGCGGCACTGGAGCGAACAATCATTCACACAACGCGTCCCATCGCACGTCctcccaccatcaccatcatcataatcatccgGACAGTGCGTCCCAAACGCTGGCGAACGACGCGCAACCGCCCCCGCCGGGGCTGCTGGAAACGTTCGCGGCCATCGCACGGCGCCGCACGTCCGGCAGTGGCTCGAACTCCAACAGCAacgccaacaacaacaatgaaaacaacaacgcTGCATCGCATCcttcctcctcatcctcctcctcgtcgcaGCAGACGACGGCGGCGGTTCCGATCAACAATCAGCTGATTAGCAGCGGAGCAGGAGCGCTGGtgggtggaggtggtggtggtgtgctgcaGAACAACAGCAACTTTTTCCCCCGTGGACCAAACTCGGTGACCAGCCTGGTGAAGCTGGCACTGTCCAGCCACACCGGGCTGCTCAGCACGGCCCAAAGCTACCCGAGCCTGTTCAGCTCGTCGTCGAACAACAATGCTGCGGCCGGACAGGGTGCCGGGAATAACAACAACGCCAACAACATGGTCGGCGTGGGACAGGTGAACCCGCTGAACCCCGCCCTCACCATGAGCCTGACGTCGACGTCGAGCGATAGCGAGCAGGTGTCGCTGGAGGACTTCCTGGAGCAGTGCCGAGCGCCGACGCTGCTGGGCGACCTGGAAGACGACGAAGACATCGAGGACGagaacgacgacgatgagaACGAGGACGAGTACGAGGAGGTGGGCAACACGCTGCTGCAGGTGATGGTTTCGCGCAATCTGCTCTCCTTCATGGAGGAGCGCACGTTCGAGAATCGGCTGCCGACGGCCGGCAAGCGCAAATCCTGGGACGATGAGTTTGTGCTGAAGCGCCAATTCTCCGCCCTGATACCGGCGTTCGATCCCCGGCCGGGCAAGACCAACGTGAACCAGACGAGCGATCTGGATATTCCTGCGCCGGGCAGCAACAGCGCGACCGATCCAACGGAGCAACCGCAGTCGTCTTCGTCGGGCAGGGGAGCGCTGCCGGAACCGGGCAGCGGCCAGTCGTCGACGGCGATCTCTTCGCTGCCGCAGCCGACCCTGTCGCTGATACTGCGCGGCCCAAACATTAACGGCGTGAACGACGTGGAGGTTGACCTGACGCAGTCCGACTGGACGATCTTCCGGGCGGTGCAGGAGCTGATGCTGCAGACGACGATGCCGAAGCAGGACAAGTTCCGCAAGATCTGGCAGCCAACGTACACGATCATCTACCGGGAGGCTAGTCCGGGCTCGTCCTCGTCGCTGTTGGGTGGCGGTGGAAAGGAAGACTTTAGCAGCGGAGAGGAAGGCCGTGCTACGCCGATCATTTCGATGTACTCGCAGCGCAGCCACGGGTCGACGCTGTCACCGAGCTCTCCGGTCCCGGGCACACCGTCCCtttccggtggtggtggtgctggtggtacgGGAGCCTCAAGTGGTGGCGCACTGTCCTCCGCCCCGGGAACGGGcggcaaccagcagcagcagcagcaatactGCTCGGTCGAGGACGTACTGCAGCTGCTCTCGCAGCTCAACAGCATCAACCAGTCGCTGGCGGCGACGCCGACCAACAACGACAAGAACCTGATGCCGGACGTGGAGTCGCACTACCTCAGTCCGGACGTGTTCATGAGCAAGAAGATCACGAacaagctgcagcagcagatccAGGACCCGCTCGTCCTGTCCAGCGGCAGCCTGCCCAAGTGGTGCGAGGAGTACAACCAGACCTGCCCGTTCCTGTTCCCGTTCGAGACGCGCCAGCTGTACTTCAGCTGCACCGCGTTCGGCGCCTCGCGCAGCATCGTCTGGCTGCAGTCGCAGCGCGACGTCAGCCTGGAGCGGCAGCGCGCACCGGGCCTGAGCCCGCGGCACGCCGACCAGCAAGAGTTCCGCGTCGGCCGGCTGAAGCACGAGCGCGTGAAGGTGCCGCGCGGCGAGAACCTGCTCGACTGGGCGCAACAGGTGATGAAGGTGCACTGCAACCGCAAGTCCGTGCTGGAGGTGGAATTCGTCGGTGAGGAGGGCACGGGGCTGGGACCGACGCTCGAGTTTTACGCGCTCGTCGCGGCGGAACTGCAGCGCAGCGATCTCGGCATGTGGCTGTGCGACGACGAGGAACCGAAGCTGATCGAGGACGAGATCGATCTCGGCGAGGGCAGCAAACCGGTCGGGTACTATGTGCGCCGATCGACCGGTCTCTTCCCCGCCCCGCTCCCCCAGGACTCGGACATTAGCGAGGACGTGTCGGGCTACTTCTGGTTCCTGGGCGTGTTTTTGGCCAAGGTGCTTCAGGACAACCGGCTGGTGGATTTGCCCCTGTCGAACAGCTTCCTGCAGCTGCTCAGCCACAGCCGTTCGATGGCGCGTGGTGCGACCAGCCAGACCGGCTCGCTGCTGGGCAAATCGGGCGTCAGCGATGACATCATGATGTCGTCCATCCTGTCGGAGGACAGTGATCGCGACCGGGACCTCCTGGTCGACTCGTACCAATCCAAGATGGCGATGGCAAGCGATGGCGCCTGGTACGATGGCATACTGACGCAGGAAAATCTGCAGGAAATCGACCCGATCCGGTACCAGTTCCTGCGCGAGCTGCAGgagctggtgcagcagaagCAAGCGATCGAGCAGAACGACGCGCTCAGCTCGGAGGAGAAGCTGCAGCAGATCAGCGAGTTGAAGCTAAACACCAAAACGGGCTGTGTGGCGCTGGAGGATCTGGCGCTTACCTTTACCTACCTGCCGAGCTCGCGCAACTACGGGTACGCGTCGGCCGACCTGCTCCCGAACGGGGCGAACATCGACGTGACGATCAACAACGTGGAGGAGTACTGCAATCTGACCGTGGCGTTCTGCCTGCAGGAGGGCATCGCGAAGCAGCTGGCCGCGTTCCATCGCGGCTTTTGCGAGGTGTTTGCGCTGAACAAGCTGGCCGCGTTCACGCCGGACGAGATCCGGAAGATGCTGTGCGGCGAGCAGAACCCGGAGTGGACGCGCGAAGACATCATGACCTACACGGAACCGAAGCTCGGCTACACCAAGGAAAG CCCCGGTTTCCTGCGCTTCGTCAACGTGTTGATGGGCATGAATGGGTCGGAAAGGAAAGCGTTCCTTCAGTTTACGACCGGCTGCAGCAGTCTGCCACCTGGCGGGCTGGCCAATCTACACCCACGGCTGACGGTCGTGCGCAAGGTGGACGCGGGCGAGGGTTCGTACCCGTCGGTCAACACGTGCGTCCACTACCTGAAGCTGCCCGACTACCCGAACGAGCAGATACTGCGCGAGCGGCTGCTGACGGCCACCAAGGAGAAAGGGTTCCATCTGAACTAA